From Arachis stenosperma cultivar V10309 chromosome 2, arast.V10309.gnm1.PFL2, whole genome shotgun sequence, one genomic window encodes:
- the LOC130960982 gene encoding uncharacterized protein LOC130960982: protein MLEAFPGCTLTAKHCKNKHKRLKEKYQYAADMLACSGFGWNHDKQCVEVDSKDVLDAWMKAHPTKFYSPGKPFPLFHRLEGIFGRDRATGAAAVSGFDAEEQVNEETEDTAVGFDESDMSPYPDNGGGPAMQGQASQSEAGASAGSTRRYGRKRKQLDVLERMADHIQQSSADQRKNAQLIADAIVGVNEKWKVGEKLTQLGFGDDEVVRAILKFAESPNVYAHFWGLSDSQMIGLVRSII, encoded by the exons ATGCTGGAGGCCTTCCCCGGTTGTACACTGACCGCGAAGCACTGCAAGAATAAGCACAAGCGGTTGAAGGAGAAGTACCAGTACGCCGCTGACATGCTTGCTTGTAGCGGATTCGGCTGGAACCATGACAAACAATGTGTGGAGGTTGATAGCAAAGATGTCCTTGATGCATGGATGAAG GCACATCCGACCAAGTTCTACAGTCCTGGCAAGCCATTTCCTCTTTTTCACCGGCTGGAGGGTATATTTGGCAGGGATAGAGCCACAGGAGCAGCAGCAGTTAGTGGTTTTGATGCGGAGGAACAGGTTAACGAAGAGACAGAAGACACTGCAGTTGGATTTGACGAGTCTGATATGTCTCCATATCCAGACAACGGCGGAGGGCCAGCAATGCAAGGACAAGCATCACAATCTGAAGCAGGTGCGAGTGCAGGAAGCACAAGGCGATatgggaggaagagaaaacaaCTTGACGTACTGGAGAGGATGGCCGACCATATTCAGCAATCTTCAGCTGACCAAAGGAAGAATGCCCAACTGATAGCTGATGCCATTGTTGGTGTGAACGAGAAGTGGAAGGTTGGCGAGAAGCTCACGCAGCTTGGGTTCGGTGATGACGAGGTGGTGAGGGCGATTTTGAAGTTTGCTGAAAGTCCTAACGTGTATGCTCACTTCTGGGGCTTGTCAGATTCACAGATGATTGGCCTTGTTCGCTCTATTATATGA
- the LOC130963262 gene encoding disease resistance protein RUN1-like, whose translation MCSRPVRKYCFNRSDNDMHIKNVVGYVGGLLGTRKLFIAEYEVEVGYRIKDASKLLVHSKSKEVLLLGIWGMVGIGKTTIAKAMYNESCSKFEGKSFLADIREVWEQNTSHVYLQERILLDILNLPKIRIDNIEIGKKMLKKRLSNKKVLLVLDDVNKKEQLNALCGSSEWFGPGSIIIITTRDRSLLQDHRVDHVYRMKEMNKNKSLELFNRYAFKKASNRQYLDELSKNVVAYAGGLPLALEVLGSNFLGSLESIPDGLIDSPHPVLQKVLKKCVEDLNDTEKAIFLDIACFLIGMDQEEVIQALNAFGDLAKDGIKALEDRCFITFDEMNKLRMHVLLRDMGREVIYEQRGGDPASWIYDVFLSFRGEETRATFTSHLYTSLANAGIYVFRDDDEIRRGDRISISLLQAIRASRISVVVLSRHYANSRWCLQELENIMECRRAIGQVVVPVFYGVDPSNVRNQTGLFGEAFQDLLKRFSVDRDKEKRWRKALHQIGSIAGIVIIDSRNESEDISLIVEDISALLDDTLLFVAQHPVGVKSRVQHVIKLLNHQYAKDVQLFGILGIGGIGKTTIAKAIYNQIHRDFEGSSFLENIREFWELITARVNLQEHLLSDIYKTTKIRIHSIEFGKTMLQQKLRHRRVLVILDDVDELDQLKALCWSREWFGPGSRIIITTRDESLLRVLNVGHISRMSEMDNDESVEHFCWHAFKQSSPKEDFAELSIDVVAYCGGLPLALEVIGSVLFDKNVKEWESLLEKLKKIPNDKVQKKLRISFDSLNDDTVKQIFLDIAFFFIGMDRNDVVHILDEYDAEIGISVLVD comes from the exons GAGTGACAATGATATGCATATCAAGAATGTTGTCGGATATGTTGGAGGCTTGTTGGGCACAAGAAAATTGTTTATTGCTGAGTATGAAGTGGAAGTAGGATACCGAATAAAAGATGCCAGTAAACTGTTGGTCCACTCAAAATCAAAGGAGGTTCTTCTCCTTGGGATATGGGGAATGGTGGGTATTGGGAAAACAACAATTGCCAAAGCCATGTATAATGAAAGTTGTAGTAAATTTGAGGGTAAAAGCTTCTTGGCAGATATTAGGGAAGTATGGGAGCAAAACACAAGTCATGTTTATTTACAAGAACGTATTCTTTTAGATATCCTCAACTTACCAAAAATAAGAATAGATAACATCGAAATTGGAAAAAAGATGTTAAAGAAAAGGCTTTCTAATAAAAAAGTTCTTCTTGTACTTGATGATGTGAATAAAAAGGAGCAGTTGAATGCTTTGTGTGGAAGTAGTGAATGGTTTGGTCCTGGGAGTATAATAATAATCACGACAAGAGATAGAAGTCTACTTCAGGATCATAGAGTTGACCATGTGTATAGAATGAaagaaatgaataaaaataaatctcTCGAGCTTTTTAATCGGTATGCATTCAAAAAAGCGTCTAATAGGCAATATCTTGATGAACTTTCTAAAAATGTAGTTGCTTATGCTGGAGGATTGCCACTAGCTTTGGAAGTCCTTGGCTCCAATTTTCTTGGAAGCTTGGAGAGTATTCCCGATGGACTCATAGACTCTCCTCATCCTGTGCTGCAGAAGGTTCTGAAAAAATGCGTGGAAGATTTAAATGATACAGAGAAAGCCATATTCCTTGATATAGCTTGTTTCTTAATTGGGATGGATCAAGAAGAGGTGATCCAAGCATTAAATGCCTTTGGAGACTTGGCCAAAGATGGAATAAAAGCCCTTGAGGATCGATGCTTTATAACATTTGATGAGATGAACAAACTTAGAATGCATGTTTTGCTACGAGATATGGGAAGAGAAGTCATTTATGAGCAAAGGGGAGGAGATCCTGCG TCATGGATCTATGATGTGTTCTTGAGTTTTAGGGGAGAAGAAACTCGTGCAACATTCACCTCACATCTCTACACTTCTCTTGCAAATGCTGGAATTTATGTCTTTAGGGATGATGACGAGATCCGGAGGGGAGATCGAATCTCCATTTCACTACTGCAAGCAATCAGAGCATCTAGAATTTCTGTAGTTGTGTTGTCAAGGCATTATGCAAATTCAAGGTGGTGTCTGCAAGAGCTGGAGAACATAATGGAGTGTCGCAGGGCCATAGGTCAGGTGGTTGTGCCTGTTTTTTATGGTGTAGATCCCTCTAATGTGAGGAATCAAACAGGTCTATTTGGAGAAGCTTTTCAAGATCTTTTAAAAAGATTTTCAGTGGATAGAGACAAGGAGAAGAGGTGGAGAAAAGCGCTTCATCAAATTGGTTCCATTGCAGGAATTGTGATCATAGATTCCAG GAATGAAAGTGAGGATATCAGTTTGATTGTTGAAGATATCTCTGCTTTGCTAGATGATACACTCTTATTTGTTGCACAACATCCCGTAGGTGTAAAATCTCGTGTGCAGCATGTGATTAAACTACTAAACCACCAATATGCAAAAGATGTTCAACTGTTTGGAATATTGGGAATTGGAGGAATCGGAAAAACAACCATTGCCAAAGCCATTTACAATCAAATTCATCGTGATTTTGAGGGTTCTTCCTTCCTCGAGAATATTAGGGAATTCTGGGAACTAATAACTGCTCGAGTTAATTTACAAGAACACCTTCTTTCTGACATCTACAAAACAACGAAAATAAGGATACATAGCATTGAATTTGGAAAAACTATGTTGCAGCAAAAGCTTCGTCATAGAAGGGTGCTTGTTATACTTGATGATGTTGATGAACTAGACCAACTAAAAGCTTTGTGCTGGAGCCGTGAATGGTTTGGTCCAGGGAGTAGAATAATCATCACAACAAGAGATGAAAGTCTACTTAGAGTGCTTAATGTTGGCCACATATCTAGAATGTCAGAAATGGACAATGATGAATCTGTTGAGCATTTTTGTTGGCATGCATTCAAACAATCAAGTCCCAAAGAGGATTTTGCTGAGCTTTCCATAGATGTAGTTGCATACTGTGGAGGATTGCCACTAGCTCTTGAGGTTATTGGATCTGTTTTGTTTGATAAGAATGTAAAAGAGTGGGAAAGCCTATtggaaaaactaaaaaaaattccaaatgATAAAGTACAGAAAAAGCTAAGAATAAGTTTTGACAGTTTAAACGATGATACAGTAAAACAAATATTCCTTGACATAGCTTTTTTCTTTATCGGGATGGATCGGAATGATGTAGTACATATCTTGGATGAATATGACGCTGAAATTGGAATTAGTGTTCTTGTTGATTGA